The region GTCAATCATCATGAAGCCCAGTAAAGAGGTCGCTCTAGAAAACACACTcaagctgctgctcccaAGGAAAGAACGATGTGACACGTGCACGTGAACCTACAGACGGGATTCCCCCGACCCACAACTTTGAAGCTGGCTCAAACTCCGTTTCACAACCGGACGCCCCGTTTTTCCCAAACGGATTGATGACGCTAGGCCCGTTTCAGATAAACGCCCAATCTGATCATGTCGGTGAGGCACACCTTCTAAGCTGGGAGTTTGGTTCAACAACATGAAGTGTGGttgtgttgtttttttgttttggtgatTCAGGTAAGTAATTGTTTCTGTTTTTCTTTGTGATGAGGGTTGGAAATGGGATTTGGGAGTAGGAGAAAGGGGCGCGCGGATGGAGGGACGGGATGAAAAGAGTTGGGGGATCCGAGCTGAGAATTGAGCTGTGATGGAAAGAAGGGCTGGCTTACAGCCCTGATAGCCTCACGCATCAGGACATCATCGGCAGAGCCCCTCAACTCAACGTTGACGTCATTTGGGGATTATTTGCAATTGGATTCATGGCTGACAAATCGACAGAAATCTGTTCGGCGTTCTCGCTCTTCTCTTGCCAGAGATTGGGCTTCACAGGGGACGGTCACAACCGCCCTCTTCTCAGAACGCCAAGGCTGGCTACTCTTGCCTCTCTGACAACATCCCAAAGGAGTAGTACACAAGCCTCTGGCTGTTCATGAGGTGGCGATTCTGAAGCTCCCCTCGGTAGGTAAACACTGGGCTCTCGTTGTTCCATCCCGAAGTCGAGAGTCACCTGTGATGTCGACAGACCCCGGCCACTAACCACAAGCAGACCAACAACGGCAGCCTTTTATCAACAAATCTGCCATTTTCCACCACAACAGCCAAGATGTCGAACCTCCAAGTACGCAACTCAGACTACTTCTCTTCTGCCACCCGGCAGAAGGCCATGGAGGACGCAAAGAAGATGCAAGCATCCGTCCAAGATGAATGCGTCAAGGCCGGCAAAGAAGTACCGCCATACCTCCTTCAGGAGCTGATCGGGAAGGGAAGCTTTGGTCGGGTGTACAAGGCGACTGATTTGAACACGAAAGCCCTGGTGGCCGTCAAAATCATCGACATTGAAGAGAGCGACACCCTCAACCCGAGATTGGCTGATACCTACAGCGAGTTCATGAAGGAAATCAGCGCCCTCAAAATCCTCAGCGACAGTGGGGCGAGAAACATCAACCTCATTCTCGATGCGCTGCCAGTCGGTCAGGCCATGTGGATGGTGACAGAGTACTGCGCTGGAGGCAGTGTGGCGACCCTGATGAAGCCGACAGCTCCGGGAGGCTTGCAAGAGAAGTGGATTATTCCGATTTTGAGAGAGGTGGCGGAGGCTGTGTATTGGGTGCACAAAGAAGGCATCATTCACCGCGACATCAAGTGCGCCAATGTGCTGGTCACAGAGAGCGGAGCGGTTCAACTATGCGATTTCGGCGTTGCTGGCATTGTTGAAACGAAGCTTGATAAGCGGTCGACCTTTATCGGCACGCCTCACTGGATGGCCCCCGAGCTGTTCGACCCTGTGCCTTCTTACAGCACACCAGTCGACATCTGGGCCTTTGGTTCTCTGGTATATGAGATTGCGTCTGGTCTGCCTCCCAACGTCATGCAAGGGTTTAACATACCCCAGCTTGGCAATTACATCAAGCATAACGCCCCACGGCTGGAAGGTGATCAGTACTCGGACCAGATCAAGGATCTTGTTGCTTTCTGCTTAGTCGAAGACCCAGCAAAGCGACCGGCTATTGAGCAGGTTCAACGGCATCCATATATTGCTAATACCGAGGGCACACATCCTACCTCGAACCTTGCCAACCTGGTAAAGGCCTACAAGCTCTGGGAAGGACAGGGAGGCATCAGAAAGTCGCTCTTTGCTCCTGTTGGCGCGCAGGGCCCGTCCGACTACACGTCCACTGCTTTGGCCAACGATGAGTGGAACTTCAGCACGACAGTCGACTTTGACCAGCAGCTCATGAACACTGATGCCCAAGCAGTGTATGATGTCTACGGCACAAACGTGGAGTTTGACTTTAATGAGCAGTTtgcaccccctcccaagcaGAAAGCGCGGCGTCGCCTACCTCCCCAGTTGCAACCAGCCGTCAAGGCTCCCCTCGAGAAGCTCTTTGATCCAAACACAATCTCGGGCTACGAAGAGAACTCTCGTGCGTATTATGGCAgacccccacctcccccaacctcaacatctGATCTTCCGTTGAGGGACGATTCTCTTCATTCCACCTTGCGAGAGTCCCTCATCGATCTCGACATGTCTTTCGATGGCGATGATCTCTCTCAGTTTGTCGACATCGAAACCAACATGGAAACCATCCGTGCCGGCATGCGAGCTCCCAGCGAGTCAGATTTTGGGGAGAACACCCTCACCGCGGccgacagcaacaacagcaacgaccTGAACAAGCCTCCCCGAAGTGACCCTGCAgacttcaaccccaaccgccGCACCCAAGACTGGAAATTCCCCTCCATGGCAGCCCCCGCATCAGCTACGTCAGAAATGTTCCGCTTCCCAGCCATCAGCGAAGACAGACCTGCCCCCCTCGCCTCAGCACCCACCAACGACCGCCCCCCTTTcattcaccaccaaaccgATCCCTTGGGTATGCACTCAGAGCCCTACGTCGAGCTCATGACCCCCAACCAATTCCAAGACAACCGCGCCTCTGTCGGGAGTCTGATCGACCTTGACGAAAGTCTCGCCATGCCGGAGTACACAAGACCGTCAACCGCCAACAGCGACGTCGCCTCCATGGCGGGATCTGACATCGGCGGCGCCAACCCCTTTGACCTCGAACGCCACGCCTCGCTGTATCAACCCTTCcaaaccaacagcaccaacGGCAGCTTCAGCGGGGGTGTTGGACCACCGAGCGGCATCAGGGAACCGTCCATTTACATATCTGACGACACGGATTTCTCTCGTCTTAGTCTGGCGAGCGCACCCGAGGATCAGATTGTGATTCCGGACTTTAGCACGCCGCCGTCGAGCAGTGTGaatggtgggggtgggggctCGAGGGCACAGTCGAGGGCGCATTCGAGGGCGGACAGttatgatgaggatggataTTCGGCTAATGAGTATGGCGGTGATTCGGAGTATTTGACTATGATGGGTAGTGGTGGGCAGAcgggggggagtgggaggaggtcgagggcgCAGAGTAATGCTAGTGTGCAGTTGCAGTTGCCGAGGATGTTGGGGATGAGCGGTAATGGGGGGGAGTATATTGataggaggggggagaggatggtgaatgggggtgggatgaacatgaatggtggtgggatggggatgggtggCGAGATGCCTGCGCTGCCAGGGCCGCCGAATGCGAGGGTGATGCAGGGGATGGCGAGTAGGGAGGAGACGAGGGAGGATgtgatgaggttgttgtcgaGCTTTTCGGAGCATTTGAGCTTTGCAAATGTGCATGTTTCTGCGTTGCCGGTGAGGGcagggcggagaggaagcGAGACTTATGCTCCTTCTTGAATTGCAGGCATTATTCTGGATGACGAAATCATGTTCACATTGGTATTAAGGTCTATTGTAATCAATGATAATAAACTTGGAAGTTTTGGCAATGTTAAAATGGCTGGTCGTGTGTGAGGATTGAGGGACTCGAAAGGTAAAGGTTGGGAAGCGGCAGCCAAGTTTTGAAGGCGAGAGGATCATATCAAGATAAAAATTTGTGAATGACTCAACTTCAGCACTTACACCACAACAAGGTGCCTACAACACGTCCCCAAAACACGACTCAAAACGTCTCATTTGATTGAAACAACGTCAGTCAATCGATCCAAATCGACAAATTGGCTCTCTTTCCCCACCCCAGTCTTTCCTCGCGGTGGTCCGCAGCAACACCCTTCAGGTTCTCACCCCAACATTTTCACCCCACctttcaccatcatcaccaccaccaccacctcacttCCAAAatgtcaaccaccaacccaccaccaccaccccccaaactcAAAACCcgcatcctcaccatccccccctcctcccctttaGGATCCTGGTCCTCTCCCAACTCCCTCCAAACCTggaccctccccccaacccccctcatccccccctccctcaccctcgcagcaacagccctcacaacctccaccgcctcctcc is a window of Podospora pseudopauciseta strain CBS 411.78 chromosome 1, whole genome shotgun sequence DNA encoding:
- a CDS encoding hypothetical protein (COG:T; EggNog:ENOG503NZCA) gives rise to the protein MSNLQVRNSDYFSSATRQKAMEDAKKMQASVQDECVKAGKEVPPYLLQELIGKGSFGRVYKATDLNTKALVAVKIIDIEESDTLNPRLADTYSEFMKEISALKILSDSGARNINLILDALPVGQAMWMVTEYCAGGSVATLMKPTAPGGLQEKWIIPILREVAEAVYWVHKEGIIHRDIKCANVLVTESGAVQLCDFGVAGIVETKLDKRSTFIGTPHWMAPELFDPVPSYSTPVDIWAFGSLVYEIASGLPPNVMQGFNIPQLGNYIKHNAPRLEGDQYSDQIKDLVAFCLVEDPAKRPAIEQVQRHPYIANTEGTHPTSNLANLVKAYKLWEGQGGIRKSLFAPVGAQGPSDYTSTALANDEWNFSTTVDFDQQLMNTDAQAVYDVYGTNVEFDFNEQFAPPPKQKARRRLPPQLQPAVKAPLEKLFDPNTISGYEENSRAYYGRPPPPPTSTSDLPLRDDSLHSTLRESLIDLDMSFDGDDLSQFVDIETNMETIRAGMRAPSESDFGENTLTAADSNNSNDLNKPPRSDPADFNPNRRTQDWKFPSMAAPASATSEMFRFPAISEDRPAPLASAPTNDRPPFIHHQTDPLGMHSEPYVELMTPNQFQDNRASVGSLIDLDESLAMPEYTRPSTANSDVASMAGSDIGGANPFDLERHASLYQPFQTNSTNGSFSGGVGPPSGIREPSIYISDDTDFSRLSLASAPEDQIVIPDFSTPPSSSVNGGGGGSRAQSRAHSRADSYDEDGYSANEYGGDSEYLTMMGSGGQTGGSGRRSRAQSNASVQLQLPRMLGMSGNGGEYIDRRGERMVNGGGMNMNGGGMGMGGEMPALPGPPNARVMQGMASREETREDVMRLLSSFSEHLSFANVHVSALPVRAGRRGSETYAPS